DNA from Aggregatimonas sangjinii:
ATTTACATCTTTAAGCTTCCTTTGGAAGAATACCTTTTTTTTCTAATCATTCCGTATGCTTGCGCTTTTTCGTTCTACGCGCTTCAATTTCATTTTCCTAAATTGAAGATGAATGAGCGGTTTACTAAAGTGTTGACTTTTTTGATAATAGCGTTATCGGCAATAGCTGCATTACACTATAGCGATTTTACCTATACTTTTGTTGCTTTACTTGTTTTGCCAGTCGTACTTTTGTTTAGTTATTATTTTGCTAGGGAAGTGGTACAATACTATTTGGCGGTATATCCTATTTTACTCATTCCATTTTTTATCATCAATGGAATCCTGACCGGAACGGGAATCGAACAAGCTGTTTTTGATTACCACCCTCAGGCCATATTGG
Protein-coding regions in this window:
- a CDS encoding lycopene cyclase domain-containing protein, giving the protein MSFYLIILMISLAGPLALSFEKNLRLYKRWKYLLPAIFITMLVFVIWDIIFTHRGIWYFNPVYNSGIYIFKLPLEEYLFFLIIPYACAFSFYALQFHFPKLKMNERFTKVLTFLIIALSAIAALHYSDFTYTFVALLVLPVVLLFSYYFAREVVQYYLAVYPILLIPFFIINGILTGTGIEQAVFDYHPQAILGIRIFSIPIEDVLYNFSLLLLPLTLTHIFEMKFTRNKNE